DNA sequence from the Cyanobacteriota bacterium genome:
GATAGCCTTCCTTATACTCTTGCATACTAAGCATCACCATACAGGAGAGCTGAGCAGCAGCTTCAAGCTGAAGCACTCCAGGCATAATTGGTAGATCAGGAAAATGCCCTTGGAAATGTGGTTCATTGATAGAAACATTTTTGAAACCAGTCGCTGATTTACCAGGAACAAGCTCTTCCACTCTGTCCACCATCACAAAGGGATAGCGATGCGGCAAAAGCTGCTGTATTTGTTTAATGTCTAGGCTGATAGTTTCCATGGTGCTCATCAGGAATCAATTATAGCAAATCTACCTTCATTCTGAACAAAGCGTCAGGATGACGATGATTTTATACAATAATCGGCTCATTGCTCTTCTCAAGTTCAAAAGCCGCATGAATCGCTTGAACTGCTTTCTCTGCATTAGCTTCATCAATCAAACAACTGATCTTGATCTCACTTGTTGAGATCATTTGTATATTAATACCTGCTTGGGACAAGGTCTCAAACAAATTAGAAGCAATACCTGGTCTATTAAGCATGCCAGCTCCCACTATAGATACTTTGGCAATACTGCCATCAGCCTCAACCCTGCTACCTTCTATATCTTTGAGAATATCTTCACAAGTACGTTTGGCTAGTTCCATGTCTTCACGCGGCACGGTGAAAGCAATATCATTCACTCCATCACGCGGCACAGATTGAATAATCATATCTACGTTGATTTTGTTTTTACCAAGCTCACCAAAAACCCTACTGGCGATTCCCGGTCTATCAGCAACATTGATAATTGCGATCTTGGCTTGCTTTGTATCAAGCGCGACTCCAGTAACTGCTTTGGTTAATTCCATATCTAACATCCTTTTAAAACTTATAACTCTAGTACCCTCG
Encoded proteins:
- the fabZ gene encoding 3-hydroxyacyl-ACP dehydratase FabZ, translated to MSTMETISLDIKQIQQLLPHRYPFVMVDRVEELVPGKSATGFKNVSINEPHFQGHFPDLPIMPGVLQLEAAAQLSCMVMLSMQEYKEGYLGVFTGLDSVKFRRMVVPGDKLEIKVSLNKFRFPFGKFDFKAEVNGELAVEGVLGFAMQKTEDLMA